The following are from one region of the Phycisphaeraceae bacterium genome:
- a CDS encoding iron ABC transporter permease: MRRNPWIAVSAFAAFAALAVVLRLLASPEGLEWPRDAIEWQLRSGRIASGLVVGAALASAGVFLQALLRNPLAEPAVLGLTGGAGLGVVLWIYSGFLATGAIVQYQAPILPALFGSLGALGVVGALGQRRGLIDPTALILVGVVLSLICGAGVMFVQHLLPDRGVALASRWVLGAISDDVPLRWLVGVGAMTLASVALGAWLGPSMDAASLSDDEARSVGVRLGALRAALFLMSGALAAGSVVLAGPIGFVGLVCPHLVRLVAGPGHRTLVVGSALLGAAAIVSADAGVKLIDLGSGRMPIGVLTALVGGPVFIALLRRELRR, encoded by the coding sequence GTGCGTCGCAACCCATGGATCGCGGTGTCGGCATTCGCGGCGTTCGCTGCACTGGCGGTCGTGCTGCGCCTGCTCGCGTCGCCGGAGGGCCTCGAGTGGCCCCGTGACGCGATCGAGTGGCAGCTCCGCTCCGGGCGGATCGCCAGCGGGCTTGTCGTGGGCGCCGCCCTCGCGAGCGCCGGGGTGTTCCTGCAGGCGCTGCTGCGCAACCCCCTCGCCGAGCCGGCGGTGCTGGGCCTGACCGGGGGCGCCGGGCTTGGCGTCGTGCTCTGGATCTATTCCGGCTTTCTCGCGACGGGCGCGATCGTGCAGTACCAGGCGCCGATCCTCCCGGCGCTCTTCGGTTCGCTCGGCGCCCTGGGCGTCGTCGGGGCGCTCGGGCAACGCCGGGGGCTCATCGATCCCACGGCGCTCATCCTCGTCGGCGTGGTGCTCTCGCTGATCTGCGGCGCCGGGGTCATGTTCGTGCAGCACCTGCTGCCGGACCGGGGCGTCGCGCTGGCGTCGCGCTGGGTGCTCGGCGCGATCTCGGACGATGTGCCGCTGAGATGGCTCGTCGGCGTCGGCGCGATGACGCTCGCGAGCGTCGCGCTGGGCGCGTGGCTTGGCCCCTCGATGGACGCCGCGAGTCTCAGCGACGACGAAGCGCGCAGCGTGGGCGTGCGCCTCGGCGCGCTGCGCGCGGCGCTGTTCCTGATGTCCGGCGCGCTGGCGGCGGGAAGCGTCGTGCTCGCCGGGCCGATCGGGTTCGTCGGCCTCGTGTGTCCCCACCTGGTCAGACTCGTCGCCGGGCCCGGGCATCGCACGCTCGTGGTCGGCTCGGCGCTGCTCGGCGCCGCGGCGATCGTGAGCGCCGACGCCGGCGTGAAACTCATCGACCTGGGGTCCGGTCGGATGCCCATCGGCGTGCTGACGGCGCTCGTCGGGGGACCGGTCTTCATCGCGCTGCTCCGAAGGGAGCTGCGCCGATGA
- the accC gene encoding acetyl-CoA carboxylase biotin carboxylase subunit produces MFSRILIANRGEIALRVIRACHELGIEAVCVYSQADADAPYLRLADRAICIGEGPANKSYLNIPRIISAAEIADVDAIHPGYGFLSENAHFASVCRDCKIEFIGPSPEAMAKLGDKVSCRATAKEAKVPIFPGSESAIEDIEEAVKLADKIGYPVIVKAAAGGGGRGMRVVHNEAALRTGVKSASTEAEAAFGNGSVYIEKFLESARHIEVQVLGDKHGNAIHLYERDCSTQRRHQKLIEEAPAPHVDQRRREDVCKSAARLIKRANYSGAATVEFLMDERQNFYMLEVNTRLQVEHPVTEAITGVDLVKAQIRVAAGEPLWFKQKDVKINGHAIECRINAEDPSKNFSPSPGTITRFDTPGGPGVRLDSHCITGYRVPPNYDSMIGKLIVHADTREEAIARAERALREMTVEPIKTTIPLHRELMRNSAFRAGGMDIHYLERLLKK; encoded by the coding sequence CTGTTCTCGCGCATCCTGATCGCCAACCGCGGCGAGATCGCGCTGCGCGTCATCCGCGCCTGCCACGAACTCGGCATCGAGGCGGTCTGCGTCTACAGCCAGGCCGACGCCGACGCGCCCTACCTCCGACTCGCCGACCGCGCTATCTGCATCGGCGAAGGCCCGGCGAACAAGTCCTACCTCAACATCCCGCGCATCATCTCCGCCGCAGAGATCGCCGATGTCGACGCGATCCACCCCGGCTACGGCTTCCTCTCCGAGAACGCGCACTTCGCGTCCGTCTGCCGCGACTGCAAGATCGAGTTCATCGGCCCCTCGCCCGAAGCGATGGCCAAACTCGGAGACAAGGTCTCCTGCCGCGCCACCGCGAAGGAAGCCAAAGTCCCGATCTTCCCCGGCTCCGAGTCCGCGATCGAAGACATCGAAGAAGCCGTCAAACTCGCCGACAAGATCGGCTACCCCGTCATCGTCAAGGCCGCGGCCGGCGGCGGCGGGCGCGGCATGCGCGTCGTCCACAACGAAGCCGCGCTGCGCACCGGCGTCAAGTCCGCCTCCACCGAGGCCGAAGCCGCCTTCGGAAACGGCTCGGTCTACATCGAGAAGTTCCTCGAATCCGCCCGGCACATCGAGGTCCAGGTCCTCGGCGACAAGCACGGCAACGCGATCCACCTCTACGAACGCGACTGCTCCACCCAGCGTCGACACCAGAAACTCATCGAAGAGGCGCCCGCGCCCCATGTCGACCAGCGCCGGCGCGAGGATGTCTGCAAGTCCGCCGCCCGTCTCATCAAGCGCGCGAATTACTCCGGCGCCGCGACCGTCGAGTTCCTGATGGACGAGCGCCAGAACTTCTACATGCTCGAGGTGAACACGCGCCTCCAGGTCGAGCACCCGGTGACCGAAGCGATCACCGGCGTGGACCTCGTGAAGGCGCAGATCCGCGTCGCCGCCGGCGAGCCCCTGTGGTTCAAGCAGAAGGATGTGAAGATCAACGGCCACGCGATCGAGTGCCGCATCAACGCCGAGGACCCCTCGAAGAACTTCTCGCCCTCGCCCGGCACGATCACCCGCTTCGACACCCCCGGGGGCCCGGGCGTGCGCCTCGATTCGCACTGCATCACCGGGTATCGCGTGCCCCCGAACTACGACTCGATGATCGGCAAACTGATCGTCCACGCCGACACGCGCGAGGAAGCCATCGCCCGCGCCGAACGCGCCCTGCGCGAGATGACGGTCGAGCCCATCAAGACGACCATCCCCCTCCACCGCGAACTCATGCGCAACAGCGCCTTCCGCGCCGGCGGGATGGACATCCACTACCTCGAGCGGTTGCTGAAGAAGTAA
- a CDS encoding YkgJ family cysteine cluster protein — protein sequence MIPPEEIAAARGWLDAARNEFLCAELETIYDEVRRETAAQKPVCVASGRCCRFEEYGHRLYVTGFEAAYTLARLPSALTREALDDARAAGGCPFQVENLCKVHTIKPLGCRTYYCDETAQEWQKDLTERMLWKIRALHDRHGLEYRYGEWRGMMGVVMEAEEVEPSQEVG from the coding sequence GTGATCCCTCCGGAAGAGATCGCGGCGGCGCGCGGGTGGCTCGACGCGGCGCGGAATGAGTTCCTGTGCGCGGAACTCGAGACGATCTATGACGAGGTGCGGCGCGAGACGGCGGCGCAGAAGCCGGTGTGCGTCGCGAGCGGGCGATGCTGCCGCTTCGAGGAGTACGGGCACCGGCTGTATGTGACGGGCTTCGAGGCGGCGTACACGCTGGCGCGTCTGCCCTCGGCGCTGACGCGCGAGGCGCTGGATGACGCGAGAGCGGCGGGGGGTTGCCCGTTTCAGGTCGAGAACCTGTGCAAGGTGCACACGATCAAGCCGCTGGGGTGCCGGACCTATTACTGCGACGAGACGGCGCAGGAGTGGCAAAAGGACCTGACGGAGCGGATGCTCTGGAAGATCCGCGCGCTGCACGACCGGCACGGGCTGGAGTACCGGTACGGGGAGTGGCGGGGGATGATGGGGGTGGTGATGGAGGCAGAGGAAGTGGAGCCAAGCCAAGAGGTTGGGTAG
- the lpxI gene encoding UDP-2,3-diacylglucosamine diphosphatase LpxI (LpxI, functionally equivalent to LpxH, replaces it in LPS biosynthesis in a minority of bacteria.) — MTASRPAPAPGMPAKPVLGLIAGQGRLPVIVAEGMRARGYRVACVGLTSQYLPELPALCDEFRAVSPFRLNAWARTLRRSGAREAVMVGRVDKAAMMHVRFRWIRFMPDATTLLVWYRRLRHDRRSPAILGAIADTLHERGVSLIDSTAHIPEHMATPGVMTKRQPSTGESEDIRFGWPILQELLRLHIGQCIAVSEKDVVAVEAVEGTDRMIERAGLLCRRGGWTMLKSCSPDHDRRADVPTVGVETIRNVHAAGGTCLALGVGDVILIDKPRVLALADELGVAVVGVPRP, encoded by the coding sequence ATGACGGCCTCCCGCCCCGCCCCCGCCCCCGGAATGCCCGCGAAGCCCGTGCTCGGCCTCATCGCCGGGCAGGGGCGACTCCCCGTGATCGTCGCAGAGGGCATGCGCGCCCGCGGCTACCGCGTCGCGTGCGTCGGGCTCACCAGCCAGTACCTGCCCGAACTGCCCGCGCTCTGCGACGAGTTCCGCGCCGTCTCCCCCTTCCGCCTCAACGCGTGGGCTCGAACGCTGCGCCGCAGCGGCGCCCGCGAGGCGGTCATGGTCGGGCGCGTCGACAAGGCCGCCATGATGCATGTCCGCTTCCGCTGGATCCGCTTCATGCCCGACGCGACCACGCTGCTCGTGTGGTATCGTCGCCTGCGCCACGACCGGCGCTCCCCGGCGATCCTCGGCGCGATCGCCGACACGCTGCACGAACGAGGGGTCTCGCTCATCGACTCGACCGCGCACATCCCCGAGCACATGGCCACGCCCGGCGTCATGACCAAACGACAGCCCTCCACCGGCGAGTCCGAGGACATCCGCTTCGGCTGGCCCATCCTGCAGGAACTCCTGCGCCTGCACATCGGCCAGTGCATCGCCGTCAGCGAGAAGGATGTCGTCGCCGTCGAAGCCGTCGAGGGCACCGACCGGATGATCGAGCGCGCCGGCCTCCTCTGCCGTCGCGGCGGATGGACGATGCTCAAGAGTTGCTCCCCCGACCACGACCGGCGCGCCGATGTTCCCACCGTGGGCGTCGAAACAATCCGCAATGTCCACGCCGCCGGGGGGACCTGCCTGGCTCTGGGCGTCGGGGATGTCATCCTGATCGACAAGCCGCGCGTGCTGGCCCTGGCCGACGAACTGGGCGTCGCGGTGGTGGGCGTCCCGCGCCCCTGA
- the accB gene encoding acetyl-CoA carboxylase biotin carboxyl carrier protein yields MINLDTLKELVRLMVDNDLSEVELHDEQESVSLKRGGGQVVYSAAPVAHHAPANHAAPAGGAPAPAPASADPDAGLVAISSPMVGTYYSAASPDSPPFAKPGMQITGDSVVCIIEAMKVFNEIKAEVSGTIEKILVKNGEPVEFGQKLFLVRPS; encoded by the coding sequence ATGATCAACCTCGACACACTCAAGGAACTCGTCCGCCTCATGGTCGACAACGACCTCTCCGAGGTGGAACTCCACGACGAGCAGGAATCCGTCTCGCTCAAGCGCGGCGGCGGCCAGGTCGTCTACTCCGCGGCGCCGGTCGCCCACCACGCGCCGGCGAACCACGCCGCGCCCGCAGGCGGCGCGCCCGCCCCTGCGCCTGCCAGCGCCGACCCCGACGCCGGCCTCGTCGCTATCTCGTCGCCCATGGTCGGCACCTACTACTCCGCCGCCTCGCCCGACAGCCCCCCCTTCGCCAAGCCCGGCATGCAGATCACCGGCGACAGCGTCGTCTGCATCATCGAGGCCATGAAGGTCTTCAACGAGATCAAGGCGGAAGTCTCCGGCACCATCGAGAAGATCCTCGTCAAGAACGGCGAGCCCGTCGAGTTCGGGCAGAAGCTGTTCCTCGTGCGTCCCTCCTGA
- a CDS encoding YkgJ family cysteine cluster protein: MSDQTPGQTGQTKPEWYAKGLRFECTQCGNCCTGGPGYVAFTEDEGKAIAKVLGISHERFLKDYTKREGGGRSLKENKTHRGYDCVFLDFDEQGLAICKVYQARPLQCRTFPWWPENLRSEANWKRLARGCEGIGRGNFVPIEHIRVERDRQAADAGLDIDGPYR, translated from the coding sequence ATGAGCGATCAGACGCCCGGGCAGACGGGCCAGACCAAGCCGGAGTGGTACGCGAAGGGCCTGCGCTTCGAGTGCACCCAGTGCGGCAACTGCTGCACGGGCGGGCCCGGATATGTCGCCTTCACCGAGGACGAGGGCAAGGCCATCGCCAAGGTGCTGGGGATCTCGCACGAGCGGTTCCTGAAGGACTACACCAAGCGCGAGGGCGGCGGGCGCTCGCTGAAAGAGAACAAGACGCATCGCGGCTACGACTGCGTGTTTCTCGATTTCGACGAGCAGGGTCTTGCGATCTGCAAGGTGTATCAGGCGAGGCCCTTGCAGTGCCGCACGTTTCCGTGGTGGCCTGAGAACCTGCGGAGCGAGGCGAACTGGAAACGGCTGGCGCGCGGGTGCGAGGGGATCGGGCGGGGGAACTTCGTGCCGATCGAGCACATCCGCGTCGAACGCGACCGACAAGCGGCGGACGCGGGGCTGGATATCGACGGGCCGTACCGGTGA
- a CDS encoding ABC transporter substrate-binding protein codes for MRRPAQRLAAALALLLALLGGLVTACGGPGSSSDAEANASTSTPRIVVLSPGIGETLDALGLGEFVVGRHAFDRNRPDDIPVVGDQNGIDYERLLRLEPTHVLLERSASGAPPRLDGFAGSKGFVVREIPMLTLDDIRGCIGFLTTLFRVEGVNERASELLAALDEALSPLEQIDDRAGRMLLLYWTDPIGVAGPGSYHAEIVRSLGAMLAVDTGRAYQELDAEDTRRLYPDSIALFIPGADPSRKAELLGILASLDLRAVNSGRVAIVNHPSAQVPGPAVIDVANQLREAISSWPFLADVP; via the coding sequence ATGCGACGACCAGCCCAACGCCTTGCCGCCGCCCTCGCCCTGCTCCTCGCGCTCCTCGGGGGCCTGGTGACCGCCTGCGGCGGGCCGGGCTCCTCGTCCGACGCCGAGGCCAACGCGTCGACCTCGACGCCTCGGATCGTCGTGCTCAGCCCCGGCATCGGAGAGACGCTCGACGCGCTGGGGCTTGGCGAGTTCGTCGTGGGTCGACACGCCTTCGACCGGAACCGGCCCGACGACATCCCCGTGGTGGGCGATCAGAACGGGATCGACTACGAGCGTCTTCTCCGTCTGGAGCCGACGCACGTGCTGCTCGAACGCAGCGCGTCCGGCGCCCCGCCCCGCCTCGACGGCTTCGCCGGGTCGAAGGGCTTTGTCGTCCGCGAGATCCCGATGCTGACGCTCGACGACATCCGGGGGTGCATCGGGTTCCTGACCACGCTCTTTCGCGTGGAGGGGGTCAACGAGCGCGCGTCGGAGCTGCTTGCCGCGCTGGACGAGGCGTTGAGCCCGCTGGAGCAGATCGACGATCGCGCCGGGCGCATGCTGCTGCTGTACTGGACTGATCCGATCGGGGTCGCCGGCCCGGGGTCGTACCACGCGGAGATCGTGCGCTCGCTCGGGGCGATGCTCGCCGTCGACACCGGGCGCGCGTACCAGGAGCTCGACGCCGAGGACACGCGCCGCCTCTACCCGGACTCGATCGCGCTGTTCATCCCCGGGGCCGACCCGTCGCGCAAGGCCGAACTGCTCGGGATCCTTGCGTCGCTGGACCTTCGCGCCGTGAACTCGGGACGCGTCGCGATCGTGAACCATCCCAGCGCGCAGGTCCCCGGCCCGGCGGTGATCGACGTCGCGAACCAGCTCCGCGAGGCGATCTCCTCGTGGCCTTTCCTAGCGGATGTCCCCTGA
- a CDS encoding ABC transporter ATP-binding protein → MTLAIEALTFGYRRAEPILREVSAAFEPGRVAAILGPNGAGKSTLLRAALGFVKPWSGRVTLGARDIRSLPGAERVARLAYVPQRPEVAGAFTARRVVTLGRHALPARDDLVEHALVSLELDRFSDRPFATLSVGQQQRVALARALAQLGALDDAEPLVGKTLLADEPMSAMDPRFVGIAASHMRRLARRGATVVVVLHDATTALRLADDVLALSCDGRVAARGPTERTLTAGMLESLYGTRFDTIRQDGRGALLPSLPGARDDRPGE, encoded by the coding sequence ATGACGCTCGCCATCGAGGCACTCACCTTCGGCTACCGGCGCGCCGAGCCGATCCTGCGCGAGGTGAGCGCGGCGTTCGAGCCCGGGCGCGTCGCGGCGATCCTCGGCCCGAACGGCGCGGGCAAGTCCACGCTGCTCCGCGCCGCGCTGGGGTTCGTAAAGCCATGGAGCGGTCGCGTGACGCTCGGCGCGCGCGACATCCGCTCGCTCCCGGGCGCAGAGCGCGTCGCGCGCCTCGCCTATGTCCCGCAACGCCCCGAGGTCGCCGGCGCGTTCACGGCGCGCCGGGTCGTGACGCTGGGCAGGCACGCCCTGCCGGCGCGCGACGATCTCGTCGAACACGCGCTCGTCTCGCTCGAACTCGACCGGTTCTCCGACCGCCCGTTCGCCACGCTGAGCGTCGGGCAGCAGCAGCGCGTCGCCCTCGCAAGGGCGCTCGCCCAGCTCGGCGCGCTTGACGACGCCGAGCCGCTCGTCGGAAAGACGCTGCTCGCCGACGAGCCGATGAGCGCGATGGACCCGCGGTTCGTCGGGATCGCCGCCTCGCACATGCGCCGGCTCGCTCGCCGGGGCGCCACGGTCGTCGTCGTTCTCCACGACGCGACCACGGCGCTGCGCCTCGCCGACGACGTTCTCGCCCTGTCCTGCGACGGGCGCGTCGCGGCGAGAGGGCCGACCGAGCGCACGCTGACGGCGGGGATGCTCGAATCGCTCTACGGCACGCGCTTCGACACGATCCGACAGGACGGGCGCGGCGCGCTCCTGCCCTCGCTGCCCGGCGCCCGCGACGACCGACCGGGCGAGTGA